The Verrucomicrobiia bacterium sequence CCGACGCGGACGTGGTGGTCGGCCGTTTTCTCAAGGAACTCAAAACCAACTATCTTGATCTAGTCTTGCTGCACTGCGTCACTTCCGGGCAGTGGCCCGACGAATTGCGCAAACAGATGGATCTGCTCGCGGGACTCAAAAAGAAGGGCGTCATCCGCGCGCATGGCGTTTCCTGTCATTCCCTGCCGGCCTTGCAGGCGGCGGCGAAGGAGCCTTGGGTGGACTCGATTCACGCGCGCATCAACCCCTATCACGCCCGCATGGACGGTTCCCCGGATGAGATTCTCACCGTGCTGCGCACCGCCAAGAACAACGGCAAAGGCGTCGTGGGCATGAAGATCATCGGTGAAGGCACGTTCCGCAACGACATGGACAAGAAAAAGGAATCCGTGCGCTTTGCCCTGCAAAGCGGCTGCGTTGATGTGCTGCTGGTTGGCTGTGAGAACCTGACGGAACTCGACGAGATTCGACAGTTCATTGCGGCGGTCCCGGCATGACGCGCGGCGCGGGGA is a genomic window containing:
- a CDS encoding aldo/keto reductase, giving the protein MKLNRRQFLESTGLAAGSLLLGAGALAAAEPGKPKAFDAADKVALGQSGLKVTRLSLGTGMHGGQRQSNQTRLGQAKFTELVRGAHDRGSRFFDLADLYGSHPFFARAMSGVRRDEYAITTKIWWNRGGIPEAERPDADVVVGRFLKELKTNYLDLVLLHCVTSGQWPDELRKQMDLLAGLKKKGVIRAHGVSCHSLPALQAAAKEPWVDSIHARINPYHARMDGSPDEILTVLRTAKNNGKGVVGMKIIGEGTFRNDMDKKKESVRFALQSGCVDVLLVGCENLTELDEIRQFIAAVPA